One genomic segment of Natrononativus amylolyticus includes these proteins:
- a CDS encoding amino acid ABC transporter permease: MIGASSTALPLETLEVGVVAAEDWEFVLRNREYLLYGALITVALTATSIVLGFLLGFPAGAIELYGGRYSSAFVRKAGGAIRGTPILVIMVFTFFVFPLEWLFVLPVSEAFQAAMLALGVRSAAYQSQIFRGALRSVDPGQLEAAEAIGLPTWKAIRYVLVPQALRRSVPGFQNEFTIVLKDTSIAFAIGLGELLRRSHDLMTQQTTAALELFLFASLIYFVLTVSTNRTLETVNDRYAIPGEE; this comes from the coding sequence GTGATCGGGGCATCGTCGACGGCGCTTCCGCTCGAGACTCTCGAGGTCGGCGTCGTCGCCGCGGAGGACTGGGAGTTCGTCCTCCGGAACCGCGAGTACCTGCTCTACGGTGCGCTGATCACCGTCGCACTGACGGCGACGAGCATCGTCCTGGGATTCCTGCTCGGGTTTCCGGCGGGGGCGATCGAACTGTATGGCGGTCGCTACTCGAGTGCGTTCGTCCGCAAAGCCGGTGGCGCGATCCGCGGGACGCCGATCCTCGTGATCATGGTGTTCACGTTCTTCGTGTTCCCCCTCGAGTGGCTGTTCGTTCTGCCGGTGAGCGAGGCGTTCCAGGCGGCCATGCTCGCCCTCGGCGTCCGGAGTGCAGCCTACCAGTCCCAGATCTTCCGCGGGGCGCTCCGGAGCGTCGATCCCGGCCAACTCGAGGCCGCGGAGGCGATCGGTCTACCGACCTGGAAGGCGATCCGCTACGTGCTGGTTCCCCAGGCGCTGCGCCGGAGCGTTCCCGGCTTCCAGAACGAGTTCACGATCGTCCTCAAGGATACGAGTATCGCCTTCGCGATCGGCCTCGGGGAACTGCTTCGGCGCTCGCACGACCTGATGACCCAGCAGACCACCGCCGCCCTGGAGCTGTTCCTGTTCGCCAGCCTGATCTACTTCGTTCTGACCGTCTCGACGAACCGCACGCTCGAGACCGTCAACGACCGGTACGCGATCCCGGGGGAGGAGTGA
- the nucS gene encoding endonuclease NucS → MTSSEQETRVATVEEPTPVFARETIAAGLEAGALVTIVGRCTVEYDGRATSRLEAGDRHVMLKPDGTVLVHTAAGQQPVNWQPPGCEQEAVLEDGSLSVRSRRSTPEEHLLIAFESVAQVSSFALSDSGDLSLAGTEADLKDRILERPDLLEDGFTPLATERETPAGAVDIYGEDRMGRSVVVELKRRRVGPDAVSQLRRYVDALERDLHADTAIRGILVAPSVTDRAERLLAEHGLEFVSLEPTSE, encoded by the coding sequence GTGACATCGAGCGAGCAGGAGACCCGCGTCGCCACCGTCGAGGAGCCGACGCCCGTGTTCGCCCGCGAGACGATCGCCGCCGGCCTCGAGGCCGGCGCGCTCGTGACGATCGTTGGACGGTGTACCGTCGAGTACGACGGGCGGGCGACGAGCCGGCTCGAGGCGGGCGATCGGCACGTGATGCTCAAACCCGACGGGACGGTACTGGTCCACACCGCGGCGGGCCAGCAGCCGGTCAACTGGCAGCCGCCCGGCTGCGAACAGGAGGCGGTTCTCGAGGACGGTTCCCTCTCGGTCCGGAGTCGCCGCTCGACGCCCGAAGAGCACCTGCTGATCGCGTTCGAGTCGGTCGCGCAGGTCTCGTCGTTCGCCCTCTCTGACTCCGGCGACCTCTCGCTGGCCGGCACGGAGGCGGACCTCAAAGACCGGATCCTCGAGCGTCCCGACCTGCTCGAGGACGGGTTCACGCCGCTGGCGACCGAACGGGAGACACCCGCGGGCGCGGTGGATATCTACGGCGAGGACCGGATGGGACGCTCGGTCGTCGTCGAACTCAAGCGCCGGCGCGTGGGGCCGGACGCCGTCTCCCAGCTCCGGCGGTACGTCGACGCCTTGGAGCGGGATCTCCACGCCGACACCGCGATCCGCGGCATCCTGGTCGCGCCCTCGGTCACCGACCGCGCCGAGCGCTTGCTCGCCGAACACGGCCTCGAGTTCGTCTCGCTCGAGCCGACCTCCGAATAA
- a CDS encoding DUF371 domain-containing protein, producing the protein MEEVIRARGHEHVSAEHASTFEVTTDDYLTPAGDCILAIDADRAPADFDADFADACRDESATITVTIETDDHCQTVAGRGDPSLEFTNDRSAVGRTSEYVDDRTILVGAEFAAEGFDRDLVSDLADGAAVTVTLTVE; encoded by the coding sequence ATGGAGGAAGTCATTCGCGCCCGCGGCCACGAGCACGTCAGCGCCGAGCACGCGAGCACGTTCGAGGTAACGACCGACGACTATCTCACGCCCGCCGGAGACTGTATCCTCGCGATCGACGCCGACCGCGCCCCCGCCGACTTCGACGCCGATTTCGCAGACGCCTGCCGGGACGAGTCCGCGACGATCACCGTGACGATCGAAACCGACGACCACTGCCAGACGGTGGCCGGGCGCGGCGATCCGTCCCTCGAGTTCACGAACGATCGCAGCGCGGTGGGCCGGACGAGCGAGTACGTCGACGACCGGACGATCCTCGTCGGCGCGGAGTTCGCCGCGGAGGGATTCGACCGCGACCTCGTGTCGGATCTCGCAGACGGGGCCGCCGTGACCGTGACGCTAACGGTGGAGTGA
- a CDS encoding EamA family transporter, whose amino-acid sequence MSQQAVTFAVVAMLSWGVWTVLANEATNTIAPELAMILSYAASVVVAVGYVTLQGDAIVLERTGVSYALLAGVFAGIGAVAFYSGLSYGQVGVVTTVSALYFVVAALLGILVLGDTLALKDAAGIGFAILAVLLLAN is encoded by the coding sequence ATGAGCCAGCAGGCCGTCACCTTCGCCGTCGTCGCCATGTTGAGCTGGGGCGTCTGGACCGTCCTCGCCAACGAGGCGACGAACACGATCGCTCCCGAACTCGCGATGATCCTCTCCTACGCGGCCAGCGTCGTCGTCGCCGTCGGCTACGTGACGTTGCAGGGGGACGCGATCGTCCTCGAGCGAACCGGCGTCAGCTACGCGCTCCTGGCGGGGGTGTTCGCCGGCATCGGTGCCGTCGCGTTCTACTCCGGGCTGAGTTACGGCCAGGTCGGCGTCGTCACCACCGTCTCGGCGCTGTACTTCGTCGTCGCCGCCCTGCTCGGGATCCTCGTCCTCGGCGACACCCTGGCGCTGAAAGACGCCGCGGGAATCGGCTTCGCCATCCTCGCCGTCCTCCTGCTCGCAAACTGA
- a CDS encoding amino acid ABC transporter ATP-binding protein, which produces MEDVWKSYSDEEVLRGIDLAVGEGDVEVLVGPSGSGKSTLLRCVNRLTEIDRGAIYLDGVRVSDSDTNVDELRQQVGMVFQDINLFAHLPARENVMLGLRRVRGFGKTAARERADSELEKVGLGEQAESYPAQLSGGQKQRVGIARALAMDPKLMLFDEPTSALDPELSNSVLEAMERLVEEGMTMLVVTHELRFARSAADSVTFLEEGRIVERGPPERMFENPDRERTQEFLRTIHG; this is translated from the coding sequence ATGGAGGATGTCTGGAAGTCCTACAGCGACGAGGAGGTCTTGCGCGGGATCGACCTCGCGGTCGGCGAGGGCGATGTCGAGGTCCTCGTCGGCCCCTCCGGGAGCGGAAAGTCGACGCTGCTGCGGTGTGTCAATCGGCTCACGGAGATCGACCGCGGTGCGATCTATCTCGACGGCGTCCGCGTGAGCGACAGCGATACGAACGTCGACGAACTGCGCCAGCAGGTCGGGATGGTTTTTCAGGATATCAACCTCTTCGCGCACCTACCCGCCCGCGAGAACGTCATGCTCGGCCTGCGCCGCGTCCGGGGGTTTGGAAAAACGGCGGCCCGCGAGCGAGCCGACAGCGAACTCGAGAAGGTCGGGCTGGGTGAGCAAGCGGAGTCCTACCCGGCACAGCTCTCGGGCGGCCAGAAACAGCGCGTCGGCATCGCCCGTGCGCTCGCGATGGACCCGAAGCTGATGCTGTTCGACGAGCCGACGAGCGCCCTCGATCCCGAACTGTCGAACAGCGTGCTCGAGGCCATGGAACGGCTCGTCGAGGAGGGGATGACGATGCTGGTGGTCACCCACGAGCTACGGTTCGCCAGGTCGGCCGCCGACAGCGTCACCTTCCTCGAGGAGGGCCGGATCGTCGAGCGCGGGCCGCCCGAGCGGATGTTCGAGAATCCCGACCGAGAACGAACGCAGGAGTTCCTCCGGACGATCCATGGCTAG
- the mutS gene encoding DNA mismatch repair protein MutS, with translation MDPALGPPEAMAEKRDELTPMMAQYHDLCARYDDAIVLFQVGDFYETFCGAAERTARLLELTLTSREDSTGEYPMSGIPVDSAASYIEELLEAGYRVAVADQVEEPGESAGVVERAVTRVITPGTLTEDELLASDDNNFVAAVANSGEELGLALLDVSTGDFLATGSTSSEAIADEISRFAPSEAVVGPDASAALFPDDCMVTPFDEDAFARERARDRVSAYFGDPDSLLASDAEIRACGALLSYAEYARGGVAGSTDDEDRTTLEYLTHLRRYDPREYLLLDAVALRSLELFEPRAVHGREDATLIGVLDETASALGGRKLRDWLRRPLLEPSRIESRLDAVEELTGSVQRRESIHDLLREVYDLERLIGRISRERANARDLRSLRDTLAVVPEIRDALADAETARLRELAGALDPLADLRELIDRAIVEDPPLEITEGGIVADGYDDDLDELRTTARDGKRWIDDLEDRERDRTGIDSLKVGSNSVHGYYIEVTNPNLEAVPDEYERRQTLKRAERFVTPELREREDEIVRAGQRADEREYELFCEVRREVAAEVERVQALAEALATLDALISLATVAAQFDYCRPELLERDDADGRALAIERGRHPVVERTQASFVPNDARFTDDRRLAVITGPNMSGKSTYMRQVAQIVLLAQVGSFVPARSVRFTPFDRIFTRVGASDDIAGGRSTFMVEMDELATILREADEHSLVLLDEVGRGTSTADGLAIAQAITEHLHDRVGATTLFATHHHPLTERADDLEAAFTLHFRTTQEKGDVVFHHEIEPGAAEGSYGVEVATAAGVPDEVVERSRELAAGAERDGSGRSRAAGDRDGARATATADGGDDPTDVAAELRALEVARLTPVEALTELDRLKRLLDE, from the coding sequence ATGGATCCGGCGCTTGGCCCACCCGAGGCGATGGCCGAGAAGCGCGACGAGCTGACGCCGATGATGGCACAGTACCACGACCTCTGTGCGCGCTACGACGACGCGATCGTGCTCTTTCAGGTCGGCGACTTCTACGAGACGTTCTGTGGCGCGGCCGAACGAACGGCCAGGTTGCTCGAGCTGACGCTCACCAGCCGCGAGGACAGCACCGGCGAGTACCCGATGAGCGGTATCCCCGTCGACAGCGCCGCCTCCTACATCGAGGAGCTGCTCGAGGCGGGCTACCGCGTCGCGGTCGCAGACCAGGTCGAAGAGCCCGGCGAGTCCGCCGGCGTCGTCGAGCGAGCCGTCACGCGCGTCATCACGCCCGGCACGCTCACCGAGGACGAGCTGCTCGCGAGCGACGACAACAACTTCGTCGCCGCCGTGGCCAACTCGGGCGAGGAGCTGGGACTCGCCCTGCTCGACGTCTCGACCGGCGACTTCCTGGCGACGGGGTCGACCTCGAGTGAGGCGATCGCCGACGAGATCAGCCGGTTCGCGCCCTCGGAGGCCGTCGTCGGTCCCGACGCGTCGGCCGCCCTCTTTCCGGACGACTGCATGGTGACGCCGTTCGACGAGGACGCCTTCGCCCGCGAACGCGCCCGGGATCGCGTCAGCGCCTACTTCGGCGACCCGGACTCGCTGCTCGCGAGCGACGCCGAGATTCGGGCGTGCGGGGCCCTGCTCTCGTACGCCGAGTACGCCCGCGGCGGCGTCGCCGGGTCGACGGATGACGAAGATCGGACGACCCTCGAGTACCTCACCCACCTCCGGCGGTACGACCCGCGGGAGTACCTCCTGCTCGACGCCGTCGCCCTGCGAAGCCTCGAGCTGTTCGAGCCGCGGGCGGTCCACGGCCGCGAGGACGCCACCCTGATCGGAGTGCTCGACGAGACCGCGAGCGCCCTCGGCGGCCGGAAGCTCAGAGACTGGCTCCGCCGACCGCTGCTCGAGCCGTCGCGGATCGAATCGCGCCTCGACGCCGTCGAAGAGCTCACGGGGTCGGTTCAGCGCCGCGAGTCGATCCACGACCTCCTGCGGGAGGTGTACGACCTCGAGCGGCTCATCGGGCGAATCTCTCGCGAGCGAGCGAACGCGCGCGACCTCCGCTCCCTCCGGGACACGCTGGCAGTCGTCCCCGAGATCCGGGACGCGCTCGCCGACGCGGAAACGGCGCGTCTTCGAGAACTCGCCGGGGCGCTCGACCCGCTCGCCGACCTCCGGGAGCTGATCGACCGGGCGATCGTCGAGGACCCGCCGCTCGAGATCACCGAGGGCGGGATCGTCGCCGACGGCTACGACGACGACCTCGACGAGTTGCGGACGACGGCTCGCGACGGCAAGCGGTGGATCGACGACCTCGAGGACCGCGAACGCGACCGGACGGGCATCGACTCGCTGAAGGTCGGCTCGAATTCGGTCCACGGCTACTACATCGAGGTGACGAACCCGAACCTCGAGGCGGTGCCCGACGAGTACGAGCGCCGCCAGACGCTGAAGCGGGCCGAGCGGTTCGTCACGCCCGAGCTCAGAGAGCGGGAGGACGAGATCGTCAGGGCGGGCCAGCGAGCCGACGAGCGGGAGTACGAGCTGTTCTGTGAGGTTCGCCGCGAGGTCGCAGCCGAGGTCGAACGCGTCCAGGCGCTCGCGGAGGCGCTGGCGACGCTCGACGCGCTGATCTCGCTCGCCACCGTCGCCGCCCAGTTCGACTACTGCCGACCGGAGCTGCTCGAGCGCGACGACGCGGACGGTCGAGCGCTCGCGATCGAACGCGGTCGTCACCCGGTCGTCGAGCGCACCCAGGCGTCGTTCGTCCCGAACGACGCCCGCTTTACCGACGACCGGCGGCTGGCCGTCATCACCGGCCCGAACATGTCGGGGAAGTCGACGTACATGCGCCAGGTCGCCCAGATCGTGTTGCTCGCGCAGGTGGGGAGTTTCGTCCCCGCCCGGTCCGTGCGGTTCACCCCGTTCGACCGGATCTTCACGCGCGTCGGCGCGAGCGACGACATCGCCGGCGGCCGGTCGACGTTCATGGTCGAGATGGACGAACTCGCGACGATCCTCCGGGAAGCCGACGAGCACTCGCTGGTACTGCTCGACGAGGTGGGGCGGGGAACGTCGACCGCCGACGGCCTCGCCATCGCGCAAGCGATCACCGAGCACCTCCACGACCGGGTGGGGGCGACGACGCTCTTCGCGACCCACCACCACCCGCTGACCGAGCGCGCCGACGACCTCGAGGCCGCGTTCACGCTACACTTCCGGACGACCCAGGAGAAAGGCGACGTCGTCTTCCACCACGAGATCGAACCCGGCGCCGCCGAGGGCTCCTACGGCGTCGAAGTCGCCACCGCCGCCGGCGTTCCCGACGAAGTGGTCGAGCGCTCGCGGGAACTGGCCGCGGGCGCCGAGCGCGACGGAAGCGGCCGTTCGCGCGCCGCCGGTGACAGAGACGGCGCGCGGGCGACGGCGACCGCCGACGGCGGTGACGATCCGACCGACGTCGCCGCCGAGCTCCGGGCGCTCGAGGTCGCCCGCCTCACGCCGGTGGAGGCGCTGACGGAGCTGGATCGGCTGAAGCGGCTGCTCGACGAGTAA
- a CDS encoding basic amino acid ABC transporter substrate-binding protein, which yields MSRVRDRTLTRRDSIQYGGAAALALLTAGYLQEDEDAESIVVGTEAGFPPFEMIEDGEIVGFDIDLTEAVLEEAEGYELETWQDMEFGSLIPALQDGSIDVIAAAMTITEEREEEIAFSDPYFSSDQSILVAEGGDFQPESLDDFDGQAVGAQVGTTGEGIVEEDLIEPGLIDDADYSSYDSYVLAVEDLERGIVDAVLIDEPVGETFADEREVEVAFVEETDEEFGLGVRQEDDDLREAINEGLETIEEDSTYDDLISEWFGQEDIDEDENGDDEDENGDDIDEDENGDDEQSNVGSFG from the coding sequence ATGTCACGTGTTAGAGACAGGACACTAACTCGACGAGATTCGATCCAGTACGGTGGCGCGGCCGCGCTCGCGCTGCTCACTGCGGGGTATCTGCAGGAGGACGAAGACGCCGAGAGCATCGTCGTCGGAACCGAAGCGGGCTTTCCGCCGTTCGAGATGATCGAGGACGGTGAGATCGTCGGTTTCGATATCGACCTGACCGAGGCCGTCCTCGAGGAAGCCGAGGGGTACGAACTCGAGACGTGGCAGGATATGGAGTTCGGCTCGCTGATCCCGGCGCTGCAGGACGGCAGCATCGACGTGATCGCCGCGGCGATGACGATCACCGAGGAGCGCGAGGAGGAGATCGCCTTCTCAGACCCCTACTTCAGTTCGGATCAGTCGATACTGGTCGCCGAGGGCGGCGACTTCCAGCCCGAGTCGCTTGACGACTTCGACGGCCAAGCTGTCGGCGCCCAGGTCGGGACCACCGGCGAGGGGATCGTCGAGGAGGACCTGATCGAACCCGGACTGATCGACGACGCGGACTACTCCTCCTACGACAGCTACGTCCTCGCGGTCGAGGACCTCGAACGGGGCATCGTCGACGCGGTTCTGATCGACGAACCGGTCGGCGAGACGTTCGCCGACGAACGGGAAGTCGAGGTAGCGTTCGTCGAAGAAACCGACGAGGAGTTCGGGCTCGGGGTCCGCCAGGAGGACGACGACCTCCGCGAGGCGATCAACGAGGGCCTCGAGACGATCGAGGAGGACAGCACCTACGACGACCTCATCTCGGAGTGGTTCGGGCAGGAAGACATCGACGAGGACGAGAACGGGGACGACGAAGACGAAAACGGAGACGATATCGACGAGGACGAGAACGGGGACGACGAGCAGTCCAACGTGGGGTCGTTCGGATAG
- a CDS encoding DoxX family protein gives MGLLSRSRQSTDDDSVTDVSRRPPAATADSSIASTPLFRLGRALFGGILAFNAIDNFRNLEGRIAYAEAKGAPAPDLTVPAVSGSLLAGGIGIVLWRAPMAAAAAVIGFLAGITPVMHDFWNVDDDEQQQQELIHFLKNTALLGAAIAFLKVGQRERRS, from the coding sequence ATGGGACTACTCTCTCGCTCCCGACAGAGTACGGATGACGATTCGGTGACCGACGTCTCGAGGCGGCCTCCGGCGGCCACCGCCGATTCCTCGATCGCCTCGACGCCGCTATTCCGTCTCGGTCGCGCCCTGTTCGGCGGCATCCTCGCGTTCAACGCAATCGACAACTTCCGGAACCTGGAGGGGAGGATCGCCTACGCCGAGGCCAAGGGGGCGCCAGCACCCGATCTCACCGTCCCCGCGGTCAGCGGGAGCCTCCTGGCGGGCGGAATCGGAATCGTCCTCTGGCGGGCGCCGATGGCGGCTGCCGCCGCGGTGATCGGTTTCCTCGCCGGCATCACTCCGGTGATGCACGACTTCTGGAACGTCGACGACGATGAACAACAACAGCAGGAGCTGATTCACTTTCTGAAGAACACCGCCCTTCTCGGGGCGGCCATCGCGTTCCTGAAGGTCGGCCAGCGGGAGCGGCGGTCCTGA
- a CDS encoding beta-CASP ribonuclease aCPSF1, with product MSTVEQQLDDLKAEIASELPSDISVSSVKYEGPELVVYTRDPKEFAQQGDLIRKLASKLRKRITVRPDPSVLSRPEEARKEIRDVIPEEAGVTDLDFHADTGEVVIEAQKPGMVIGRHGSTLREITKSVGWTPEVVRTPPIESSTVSNVRNFLKQERDDRRDILERVGRQIHRQEMSDDEYVRITTLGCCREVGRASFILSTPETRILIDCGDKPGAEGEVPYLHVPEALGAGAQNLDAVVLTHAHLDHSALIPLLFKYGYDGPIYCTEPTRDLMGLLTLDYLDVAAKEGRTPPYESEMVREAIKHCITLEYGDVTDIAPDVKLTFHNAGHILGSAVSHFHIGDGLYNVCFSGDIHYKDTRLFNGATNDFPRVETLVLESTYGGRNDYQTDQEDSERKLKEVINRTYDEGGKVLIPAFAVGRSQEIMLVIEKAMRNGDIPSMPVHLDGMIWEATAIHTTYPEYLRDELRDRIFHEDENPFLAEEFNHIDGGEEERQDVADGDPCIILSTSGMVTGGPIMSWLSHLGPDPDSRLVFVGYQAQGTLGRRIQNGWDEIPMNDVGRGSNGGRGTLSLNMDVETVDGFSGHADRAGLENFVKTMNPRPEKVLCVHGDERSVQDLSSALYHDYNMRTFAPKNLETFRFL from the coding sequence ATGAGTACTGTAGAGCAGCAACTCGACGATTTGAAAGCAGAGATCGCGAGCGAGTTACCGAGTGATATCTCGGTCTCCTCGGTGAAATACGAAGGCCCCGAACTGGTGGTGTACACGCGCGATCCGAAGGAGTTCGCCCAGCAGGGCGACCTCATCCGGAAGCTCGCGAGCAAACTCAGGAAGCGCATCACCGTTCGGCCCGACCCGAGCGTGCTCTCTCGCCCGGAGGAAGCCCGCAAGGAGATCAGAGACGTCATCCCCGAGGAGGCCGGCGTCACGGATCTGGACTTCCACGCCGACACCGGCGAAGTCGTCATTGAGGCCCAGAAACCCGGGATGGTCATCGGCCGTCACGGCTCCACGCTCCGCGAGATCACCAAGAGCGTCGGCTGGACGCCCGAGGTGGTCCGCACGCCACCGATCGAGTCCTCGACGGTCTCGAACGTCCGGAACTTCCTGAAACAGGAGCGCGACGACCGGCGGGACATCTTAGAGCGCGTGGGCCGACAGATCCACCGCCAGGAGATGTCCGACGACGAGTACGTCCGGATCACCACCCTCGGCTGTTGTCGGGAGGTCGGACGGGCCTCGTTCATCCTCTCGACACCCGAGACCCGGATCCTCATCGACTGCGGGGACAAGCCCGGTGCCGAAGGCGAGGTGCCGTACCTCCACGTTCCCGAAGCGCTCGGGGCGGGCGCACAGAATCTGGACGCCGTCGTCCTCACTCACGCTCACCTCGACCACTCCGCACTCATCCCGCTGCTGTTCAAGTACGGCTACGACGGCCCGATCTACTGCACCGAACCCACCCGCGACCTGATGGGGCTGCTCACGCTCGACTACCTCGACGTCGCCGCCAAGGAGGGACGCACCCCGCCCTACGAGTCGGAGATGGTCCGCGAGGCGATCAAACACTGTATCACCCTCGAGTACGGCGACGTCACCGACATCGCCCCGGACGTCAAGCTCACCTTCCACAACGCGGGTCACATCCTCGGTTCGGCCGTCTCGCACTTCCACATCGGCGACGGCCTCTACAACGTCTGTTTCTCCGGCGACATCCACTACAAGGACACCCGCCTGTTCAACGGCGCCACCAACGACTTCCCGCGGGTCGAAACCCTGGTGCTCGAGTCGACCTACGGCGGTCGAAACGACTACCAGACCGACCAGGAGGACTCCGAGCGCAAGTTGAAGGAGGTGATCAACCGGACCTACGACGAGGGCGGCAAGGTCCTGATCCCGGCGTTCGCGGTGGGGCGCTCCCAGGAAATCATGCTCGTCATCGAGAAGGCGATGCGAAACGGCGACATCCCCTCGATGCCGGTCCACTTAGACGGGATGATCTGGGAGGCGACGGCGATCCACACCACCTACCCCGAGTACCTCCGCGACGAACTCCGCGACCGCATCTTCCACGAGGACGAAAACCCGTTCCTCGCCGAGGAGTTCAACCACATCGACGGCGGCGAGGAGGAGCGCCAGGACGTCGCCGACGGCGACCCCTGCATCATCCTCTCGACGTCCGGGATGGTCACCGGCGGTCCGATCATGTCCTGGCTCAGCCACCTCGGTCCCGACCCGGACTCGAGGCTGGTCTTCGTCGGCTACCAGGCCCAGGGAACCCTCGGCCGGCGCATCCAGAACGGCTGGGACGAGATCCCGATGAACGACGTCGGACGCGGCAGCAACGGCGGCCGCGGCACCCTCTCGCTCAACATGGACGTCGAAACCGTCGACGGCTTCTCCGGCCACGCCGACCGCGCCGGCCTCGAGAACTTCGTGAAGACGATGAACCCCCGTCCCGAGAAGGTCCTCTGCGTCCACGGCGACGAGCGCTCCGTTCAGGACCTCTCCTCGGCGCTGTACCACGACTACAACATGCGCACGTTCGCGCCGAAGAACCTCGAGACCTTCCGGTTCCTCTGA
- a CDS encoding endonuclease III domain-containing protein, producing MSDDPEPAENISGGVDGGGVAATFDPATADTRAEAFVDRLGERYWQKTYGGQDAFTCLVRTILSQNTSDKASQPAHDALLERYDGTEGTNRDLAEALAATERSELAETISSAGLYNQKSEMLIDAADWVLESFGSAAAFDAFVTDGDPEEVRETLLTVRGVGPKTADCVLLFSGGQPGVFPVDTHVHRIFRRLGIAPADADHETVREVVEREVPAEKCGFGHTATIQFGREYCTARKPACLEDPEACPMTDLCEQVGVYPDTGEVVDPADAPEAE from the coding sequence ATGAGCGACGACCCGGAGCCCGCCGAGAACATCAGCGGCGGCGTCGACGGCGGCGGCGTCGCGGCGACGTTCGACCCGGCGACGGCCGACACTCGAGCCGAGGCCTTCGTCGATCGCCTCGGGGAGCGGTACTGGCAGAAAACGTACGGCGGCCAGGACGCGTTCACCTGTCTCGTCCGGACGATCCTGAGCCAGAACACGAGCGACAAGGCGAGTCAGCCGGCCCACGACGCGCTGCTCGAGCGCTACGACGGAACGGAGGGAACGAACCGCGATCTCGCCGAGGCGCTGGCCGCCACAGAGCGGTCCGAACTCGCGGAGACGATCAGTTCGGCGGGGCTCTACAACCAGAAGTCGGAGATGCTCATCGACGCCGCCGACTGGGTGCTCGAGTCCTTCGGCTCCGCGGCGGCGTTCGACGCGTTCGTCACGGACGGGGACCCCGAGGAGGTACGAGAGACGCTACTCACGGTTCGGGGCGTCGGCCCGAAGACCGCGGACTGCGTGCTCCTCTTTTCGGGCGGCCAGCCGGGCGTCTTTCCCGTTGACACCCACGTCCACCGGATCTTTCGGCGGCTGGGAATCGCGCCCGCCGACGCCGACCACGAGACGGTTCGGGAGGTCGTCGAGCGCGAGGTGCCCGCCGAGAAGTGTGGCTTCGGCCACACGGCGACGATCCAGTTCGGCCGCGAATACTGCACGGCTCGAAAGCCGGCGTGTCTCGAGGACCCCGAGGCCTGTCCGATGACCGATCTGTGTGAGCAGGTGGGCGTCTACCCCGACACCGGGGAGGTGGTCGATCCGGCCGACGCGCCGGAAGCGGAGTAG